The Mytilus edulis chromosome 5, xbMytEdul2.2, whole genome shotgun sequence genomic interval accaatgcatgcatatatcataaacttaatgTTCTGTGCtcgattttatcatattttacataTCCTTATCGTAGTCATCGTCCAAAAAATATTTCGCTGGGTCAGTGTTTATACGAAATATGGCCGCTCATTAATTATCGTGATTTCAacccgaagtttaccgattgtcaccttatagtaaataaaaacaaataagcaTGGAAATAGAGGtaagcacgtgtataacatgtattaTAAGTTTAATTCATTTCGATGATGGAGCGATGTTTATCggtgtttttcttattttttcaagTTCCTATTCTCAACGAAGCTTTTACATGACAGTTACTAATTAATTTGGTGTTTTGAAAGTGCAACAATGTGAAAATCGTAAATGCTTAGCGAAAGAGGTACCGATAGGGGGAATCCATTTGATTCATTGACACTAGTAAATAAATTTTCGCCAAATGAATCTATACTACATTGTAAATTTAATTGTCCGCATGATACCAATAAATATGATTCAGTAACacaatattgtatataaaaataaggagatgtggtatgattgacaacgaTCGAACTGAATAAAGTATATGTAGTAATTAATTATAGACAACCGTACGACCTTCCACAATAAAAACTCATATCGTGTATCTGCAAAACTTTTTTTTCCGgggaaaacaagaaaaaaaaatgaaatttactgGTGAGATTTATGCCATAAACGTTAGAAGCAAGTGTTCACGAGCACTAGGTACGATAACAAATACAACGGTATCATTTTATGTACTATTAAACGTGTGCTTCTTTTAATTTATTACTGCATACAGTTTTCTATGATCTGTAATCTGTGCGTTCTTCCTTGAAATGGATTTTTCATAACACCGAAAAGTGGTGGCACCAAATTTATAATCTAAgatgttttttttgtgaaatattaaacctatttacaaatgtataaatattttttctaattataCTTTGATGTGACAAATTTGTAAAGCACATCTCTGTCATAAAAAAGGAAAACAGTTTGATAAgcaaaaatttaacattttcatcTTGACATTTAAGATCTTGAATAACTGCTTTAAAGATGCATAACACAAACGTGGTTTTCAACAATTCAAGAGTAAACAGTCCAACTGTGTAATAAATGTTTGcgtaatttataacaattatagAATTCAGACCATTCGAGAAGTAGATCGCGTTCCCCAAGTTCGGATAGTCCTTTTGAGCAAGTTGTAAGAGGAAGGGGTAGTCGCGCCAGAGGTAGAGGTCGTGGTAGGGGAAGAGGAAGACGTGGAAGGGGCAGAGGCGGACAGCGGGGCGGTGCCCAAGCTCAACCTGTATAAAACAGAGCCCATTTGGCACAGCAATCGAGGGAGACTCGCGATACACAGTTGCAGGTATTCTGTTTGACgcttatatttcttttcttttaatttcttattgaaatatataaattagTCTCAAAATCAATGTCGCTGTGGACATTTAAATATTACAATTGCTTGAAACCAATAATTTTTTATGCGGGAACCACAATAGCATTAACCCCCTTCTTCTTTGAATTTATACGGTCTTTCACGTACAAAGGTATGATACAGGCAGATTCTTTTTTCTATCTTCTTTGTTGAAACTACAGATAACGTGGATCTTTGGTTGGATTTGCGTGAAGTATACATTTACATGTGTGGCAATAATGGAATAAGAAAAATCGCATGCGCTATTGTAAATAGGACGCATATAAGAACTATTGCTACAACTGCTTCATGGGTCAGTCGATGGTatgttttgttaaacatttttatttaaactgGAAACAAGCAATAACAACTTACAGCATTGCCTCTCAGGCCACTTTGCTGCTGTGAGCGCtaccttgtagcggcattagccggCTTTTGTTTCAAATTTACATATGGAGCAAAGAGAAATTCCACTTTTTAACAAAGCTCAGACATTTATCACCCAATTCCGACGTTTATCAAAAGAATATAATCGCAAATTGATTCAAGGGAGAGTCGAAAACTCAGTCACTGAGATTATCTCCCCATCACTATCAAAGAACAAGAAACCTTGATGTTCGTAGCCCAATGCGATTTCCCACTtcacgattttgttttttttgcaagacaatttattttttctctatCATATTTTCTATCTTTTCCACCATTTTTACCAGTATTTATGTccacctttttagctcacctagcccgCAGGGCCAAgtcagcttttctcatcacttggcgtccgtcgtccgtcatctgtcgtccgtcgtcgttaacttttataaaaatcttctcctcttaaactactgggccaaataaaatcaaacttggacacaatcatcattggggtatctagtttaaaaattgtgtccggtgacccaaccaagatggccgtcatggctaaaaatagaacataggggtaaaatgcagtttttggcttataactcaaaaaccaaagtatttagagcaattctgacatggggtataattgtttatcaggtcaagatctatctgcactcgaattttcagatgaattggacaactggttgttagattgctgcccctgaatcggtaattataagaaaattttgctgctTTGgttattaattttgaatattattatagatagagataaactgtaaacagcaataatttacagcaaagtaagacctaaaaataagtcaacatgaccaaaatggtcaattgacccccataaggagttattgatCATGAcctttttagttaatttttaacaattttcatacaatttgtatatttttactaacattttcaactgaaactactgggccaatcattatagatagggataattgtacacagcaaaaatgttcagtaaagtaagagtTACACtgaaacacatcaccatcacaaaaacacaattttgtcatgaatccatctgtgtactttgttgaatattcacagaccaaggtgagcgatacaggctctttagagcctctagttttgtttatGAGCTACTAGGGAACAAGAATAATTTTTGGTTACTGAAAGTAGGACCGCAAATCAATCTTGATTACCAAGTGCTATCGGATAAATAAAAATGTCTAGTCGTCCATCTCTCTGTAtgatttcggttttttttttaagttctgaATATGAATTAAATATTGGCCACTGGACGTAAGGCAAATACATCCATATTTGTAAAAGGCATTTCACATGACCTCGTCTATATAAAGGGGGATAGGAGGCCAGGGATGGatgcagccatttcaaaaagggggtcctaacccaggacaaagggggtcCAACTCCATCTCATgtcccattcaaatacatttatcgtccaaaaaaggggttccaaccccggaacccccccccctttggatCTGCGCCTGAAGGGGTTTTGATCCCGAACACCCGGGGTTTAAAACAGGATATCCCGAGGTCCATAACTTAAATAAATTGACATCTCCGCaacccgaaatcccgagcttaaaaacactcgATCCAGGAGTCTCTATCAAGGTCCTTTCCTCCAATTAAACAGGacctttatattatttttttcttgtccTGCACACAAAACTTTAAACTGGTGTACATAAGGGCAAACAAAAATCAGTCAATAGAACCTCTTTTCTTTcggcttttttttttgttgtgaatgaaattcaaacagttatattgacttatttattttttcataaagatGTAGAAACCCagtctttctataataataatgatcaaatattaaatttcagCATCGTGTAAGCTTATTGTCAGAAGAGGACCTAAGATTTACAGTTCTTGAGGCATGCCGTTCACAGCCATCCCTCATGTTCACCATATTGAACAGGACCTCATTGCAGCCTAATAACCCAGTAAATCCTGAAGAAAACAATCGCAACCAACCTTCCTGGTGTAGATGTAGTTTTTGTAGGGATATGCCCACAGAACAAGAGAGGGTGTGTTGCAGACAAATCCCAAACAACTGCCATTCACGTTTACCAGTAAGTACTAGTAGTTATGCAAAGTTATTTACCTAGACATCAAGatataaataaagagatgtggtatgattgcatatGAGTCAAATATCCAGTACAGTCCATATGTTCAGGATGTAAACTAATTCATGTTATGGTCATTTAGTGGAAATATAATCTTTATTATATccattcaagaaaaaaaaaaatatcagcattAAATTCATAATCATCTGTTTGAAAAATTATCTTTCTCCAGTTTTACTTTTATagaagttaaagttttagaattttttttcagGATTTTAGTAATGTGGTGCTTGATGCTCTGGTTTTGGAGGTGGCAATCCGCTATAGAAACAATTTTATGGCGCAACAAAATGCTGATGACGATTATAACAAATGTCACAGATATGCCGCCTACAGACAATATAGTCTGTGGACCCATGGACATTTGGGTGCTGGTAATAGGAGGACAATACCAAGCTGCTGTGTGTGGCGTATTAGAGACACATACCCAGAACATTCAGGTCAATATGTTGGCTATGTTGGTGGTAGATTTGGATAACTGTAATAAATTGTAGATATAGGAGGAAGTGGTATATATGCCTATGAGACAACACATCATCCAAGAAAGAcattataaaagttaaccattataggtcaaggtatggccatTAAACAAATACCTTGAGTCACATTAACACTTTGTTTtgaacaatgaaccatgaaaatcagaTGAACCTTGTGAGACagacatgtatattttaaaatcCTTCCATCATCCAATACAGCACTCTTGCTTATAGTATTAAAGGGACAAACTTCCTCTGTAAAACTGaacatttactcatgaaccatgaTAATTGTGTCAagttcagatgacacctgccagttggacatgtatacATTGCAACCATTTCATACCCAAAATATAGCTGATGTACTGgtaatagtatctgagatatggacttgacttTGCAGTATGGactctgctcattgttgagggtGGTGctgtgacctattgttgttaatttctgtgtcatttaggtcaCTTGTGGAATGtagtctcattggaaatcataccacatcttct includes:
- the LOC139522619 gene encoding P2X purinoceptor 7-like, with protein sequence MEIENSDHSRSRSRSPSSDSPFEQVVRGRGSRARGRGRGRGRGRRGRGRGGQRGGAQAQPVHRVSLLSEEDLRFTVLEACRSQPSLMFTILNRTSLQPNNPVNPEENNRNQPSWCRCSFCRDMPTEQERVCCRQIPNNCHSRLPDFSNVVLDALVLEVAIRYRNNFMAQQNADDDYNKCHRYAAYRQYSLWTHGHLGAGNRRTIPSCCVWRIRDTYPEHSGQYVGYVGGRFG